The genomic segment ACCGCGACGACGTGATCGGCGGCCGCGGCCGGCAAGGGATCGCGAAAGCCGAGGGCGGGTAGCGGTGCGGCCGTGACGATGTCGATGACGGCGGCGCCCTGCGAGTAGCCGCCCAGCACCAACTTGGTGTCGGGGCAGTGGTCGGCCATGTGCTGGATGTGGCCGCTGGCGTCGTTCGCGCCGTCGGTGGCGGCCAGGAAATCGTCGTTGGCAGGGTAGTTGACGCCGTAAGACCCCACATTGCGGTTGGTCTGCGCGCGCAGCGCGTTGACAAAGGCGCCGCCGACTTTGCCGAGGCCCGGAGGCTCGTCGGTTCCGCGGGCGAACACCACCTCGAC from the Mycobacterium lentiflavum genome contains:
- a CDS encoding cutinase family protein — protein: MSLAAKRSRAHNFCLLAVAALVVGAAIVFGSPLIPRAFAGCPDVEVVFARGTDEPPGLGKVGGAFVNALRAQTNRNVGSYGVNYPANDDFLAATDGANDASGHIQHMADHCPDTKLVLGGYSQGAAVIDIVTAAPLPALGFRDPLPAAAADHVVAVVLFGNPSGRAGNLMTVLSTDFGGKILNVCNPGDPICSDGNSWPAHLSYVPGLTNKAAHFVAAKI